One Opitutaceae bacterium genomic window, TCATTCGGTCGGGATCGTAATCGGAAGGAGGACTTCCGAAATGCTCAAAGCAAAGACCCCGCCGGGTCAATCATGCCGTGCCGTCCACGCCGAGAAAACCGGCATGGTTGAATTTCCGGATCTAACGACTACTGAACAGACCTGGCTGTCTCGACGATCGCTTCGGGGTCCATCCTCACCTTGTAGTTCGGGTCGACATGGGCAAACCGGATGATGCCTGCCCCGTCGATGATGAAGACGGACGGGTAGGGCAGGAGGTGATGGTTTTGTCCTGAATCTCCCTCCAGATCGATCCCATAGCTGTTCAGGTACTTGTCGACCAGTTCATCCTCGACCCTGAAGGAGATGCCCAAAGCGCTGGAAACCGTCATCGGACTGTCGGAAAGCAGTGTGTAGGGCAGTCGGCCGAGATCGGGCTTGGCCCGAAGTTTCTCCGGTCGGTCAGGACTGATGGCTAGGATCTGGTAGCCTGACGTTTCCAGTTCGGGAACAATTTCCGCAAGAGCCTCCAGGTGTTTGTTGCAATAGGGGCACCAACCACCCCGGTAGAAGCGGAGACCGCTCCGTTTTCCGGCGAGAAGGTCCTGCAGGTCACCGACCTCCCGCGGATCGGTCCTGAGGGATCCGGCCGGGACGGGATCGCCGGCCTTCAGATGGTCGACTTCGGTTGCGGCCCGAAGAACGGCCAATGCAGAAAGGCCAAGCGCCAGGCTCAGGGCAGTCAGGGAAAGCGGAGATTTGATCATGATCCGGGAGATTACGCGGTATTTGATGGGATAGAGCAGCCGGTGGGTTCCCCTATTCCGTTGAATCCGGCGATTGTGGCAATCAATTGGTGATGTGCGCGGAGGAAGAACCGATGGGACGAACCCTTTCCGCTTGTTGCGGAGACCGCTTGCCGGTAGCGCATTAGGGATGTTGCCAACACAACAGGGGTCGGTCCGTCTCTTTCAATTCCGGGGAATCACGGTCTGGCTCCACTGGAGTTGGCTGATTGTGGCCATGTGG contains:
- a CDS encoding peroxiredoxin-like family protein, whose product is MIKSPLSLTALSLALGLSALAVLRAATEVDHLKAGDPVPAGSLRTDPREVGDLQDLLAGKRSGLRFYRGGWCPYCNKHLEALAEIVPELETSGYQILAISPDRPEKLRAKPDLGRLPYTLLSDSPMTVSSALGISFRVEDELVDKYLNSYGIDLEGDSGQNHHLLPYPSVFIIDGAGIIRFAHVDPNYKVRMDPEAIVETARSVQ